In Neisseria perflava, the DNA window ACGTATTTGGCGGCTTCCTGTATCAGCGGTGCGTTTTTAAACGTCACAATGCCGGAGAAGGAGATATATAACCCTAAATCCAAAGCGGCTTTGGCAAAGGCGATGTCTTCAGAGAAGCAGTGAATCACGCCGGAGTTGGTGTGGCACTCTTTCAAAATCCGCAACGTGTCTTCGGCCGCATCGCGCGTATGGACGATAACGGGCAGGCCGCTTTCGTTGGCGGCTTGGATATGGTCGGCAAAGCGTTGATGTTGCCATGACAAATCGCCTTTGCACCAGTAATAGTCCAAACCGGTTTCGCCGATGCCGACGATTTTGGGATGTTTGGCCGCTTCTACCATTTCGGCAATGGTAAATTCTTCTGCTTCTTGGCTGTCGGGATGTACGCCGATGGTGCAGTAGATGTGGTCGTGTGCCTGGGCAATGTCGAAGACTTCGGCAAAACTTTGTTTGCTGACGCTGATGGCAAGCGCCTGTTTGACGCTTTGCGCTTCCATATTGGCAAAGACTTCGGGCAGGCGGTCTTTTAGGCCGTCAAAGTTGAGATGGCAATGTGAATCGATTAAATGCATGGTATTACAGGGTAAAAGTAGTACGGTCGCTGCGCAGGCGCGGACCGAGCTCGGCTTCGATCAGGTTTTTTGCCTGCTGGCAGCTTTCGTGTTCGGAAAAGGCAAGGCCTACGCCTTTGGGGCGGTGGGCCGAGGTGCGCGCCGGATTGATCCAAACGACTTTGGTTGGCAGGAAGCGTTTGGGATAGTCGGCGATTTCGACGGCCAAGAGGATGTCTTCGCCTAGGGAGAATACGTCATCGGTCGGCACGAACAGGCCGCCGTGTTCTAAAAACGGCATATAGCAGTTGTACAACAAATTGGGGTCTTTGAGTTGCAAAGCCAACATCTTCGCCGGAATGTCTTTTTTATTCATCATTGATTACCTGTTAGGGTTTGTTTTGCCAAAAATCCAAATATTCGATAAGCAGATACTCAAGCTGCATTTTAACACTCAAGGTATGATATCCGTAAGGGTTGAGCGCGTTCAGACGGCCCAATAGGGCAAACAGCTTGCGTGAATCGGTTTTAGAGGCTGTCTGAAGCAGGGCTTGGGCATGGTGCGGATAATAAAGCGGCACCATATTTTGTTGTGCTAAGCCGACATCCATCAGCCACTTTTGCAGCCAGTCGATGAAAACGGCCAGCGGTTGCTTTTGTTTGTCGAACGTGGCGGCGTAGTCGAGTATGGCCAACAGGCGCGGGGCGGCCAGCAACATCAGCAACTCTTCGCGTAATGCATCCAATTCGGGAGTCGGCGTGAATAAAGGCGCGCCGCTGTGGAATGCCAACAAGGCTTCGGCATTTTCCACGCCCTGTTGGCGCAGGTATGCCGCAGCCTGCTCATGGGTCGGCGAGGGCAACACCATCTGGCGGCAACGGCTTTTGATGGTGGGCAGGAGTTTATCGCGTGCATGGGTAACGAGCAGGAAAACGACGTGTTGCGGCGGCTCTTCCAGAGCTTTCAACAAACCGTTTGCCGCCTGTGTATTCATGCTTTCGGCCGGATGTACCAATACCACGCGCAGGCCGCCGCGGACAGCGGTCAGGTAAATGTTTTCCACAATATCGCGCACGGCATCGATTTTGATTTGCAGGAGTTTGCGTCCCGTTGCCTCGCCTTCGGGCATTTCCGGCGTGAGTTCGTAAAAGTCGGGATGGGTGTTTTGGCTGAACAAATGGCACGAAGCGCACTCGCCGCATGGTTCATGACTGGACTTGGGCGATTCGCACAGCAATGCTTGCGCGACAAAGCGGGCAAACTCGGTTTTGCCGGTATTTTCTTTGCCGGTAAACAGCCAAGCGTTGGGACGGTTTTGCCAATGGGCGGCGAGCTGTTGCCATTGGGTTTCATGCCATGGGTAAATCATATCGTTTGGGAACTATAAGGTAGGTGGTTATTATACTCTCAGGCCGTCTGAAAAAGGTTTCAGACGGCCTTTAATAAACTGCCCAAAAATTAACCAAATATTGTTTTGCTTTGAAATATCAATGATTAAGCTGACTTATTCACAGCCTTTGCACACGCTTGTTTGGGGGAAATGTGCATTTTGTTTGGGAGTAAAGTTGTGCTTAAAATTTAGGCAGATGTGTTTTTTAATTTTAAATCAGACAGTAATCTGATTTATGCACAAGCTGTCCACGCGATTGAACAGTGAAAATGTGCATGGTGGGGATATATTTCAGACGGCCTTATTTGCTGCTTTTCAACAAAGCGGTCAAATCCCCGATAAATTTCGGTTCCCGTTTGATGAGGTAAACAATTAACGGAAGATTACCCACGGCAACAATCAAATACAGCAGCGTGATGCTGTCAAACAACATCAGCAAAACCGCGCTCAAAATAGCGGCCGACACCATAAATACGCCGTTGATGATGTTGTTGGCAGCGACGGCGTGGGCGCGGAAGGTTTCACTGCTGGCGGTTTGCAGCCAAGTGTAGAGCGGTACGGAGAAGAAGCCGCCGAAAAAGCCGATGGCCGACATCACGAGCATAATCGGATACGCTTTAGCTTGCGATAAAAACCAAATAATGCCGTTTAATTCGGTAAAGCGTTGGCCTTGGGTCAGCCACACCAGCAATAATCCACAGACCGTTAGCCCCAGAGTGCCGATGGTAACCAAGCCCAAAATCAGGCGCTCGTGGCTGAGTTTGGCGCATAATACCGAGCCGATGGCGATACCGATGGAGAACAGCGCCAACATCAGGTTGAACACATTATCGTTGCCGCCCAAATGGATTTGCGTGAACGTCGGCAGTTGGGTGGTATAAACCGAGCCGACAAACCAAAACCATGAAATACCGATGATGGAAGTGAATACGGGTCGGTCGGCCGCCGCTTCACGAATCAGTGAATTCGTGCCTTTGATGATGTTCCATTCGATTTTTGTGTCCGGCATTTTAGCGGGTACAGACGGCATAAACAGGCTGGTCATCGTGCCGCCGATAGCGACCAATAACACCAAACCGCCAACAATATACGGCGGAACGCCTGCGACTGCGGTGCCCAAAATCTGGCCGAGCAAAATGGCGATAAACGTACCTGATTCAATCAGACTGTTGCCCATAATCAGCTCTTTGTCGTTGAGGTAATCGGGCAAAATGGCGTATTTCAGCGGGCCGAACAAAGTCGATTGCGTACCCATGCAAAACAGGCAGATTAAAAGCAAAGGCGCGGATTGAATATAGAAGCCATATGCCGCTACTGCCATGATGATGATTTCCAACAGCTTGATCCAACGCGCCAAAACGGCTTTGTCGAATTTGTTGCTCAGCTGCCCTGACAGCGCGGAAAACAGGAAATAGGGCAGGATAAACAGCATCGCGCCCAAGTTCAGCATTTGGCTGGACGGCAGAAAGTCGTTTTTGCCCAAACCGTAAAAACTGATCATCACGAATAATGCGGTTTTAAACACATTATCGTTAAACGCGCCTAAAAACTGCGTCCCAAAGAGCGGCGCAAAACGGCGGGTCGTGTGGAAATTCAGATTGTCTTTTTTAAGGCTCATTATTTGGATTCTTTGTCTTCGTCTTTTTCGATCAGTTTTTCAGTGGAGTCGTCGTCCATCAAAATGCGGTGCGCAGGTCCTTCAAGGTCGTCAAACTGTCCGTTTTTACCCGACCACCAGAAAAACCAACCGATGATAAAGGCCAAAATAATGCTGATGGGGACAAGGATAAACATACTTTCCATTACATCGCTCCGGTCAAATCGCTCAGGATAAAGGTTTTGCCGCTGACTGTCAGGTATTCGTTGCGCAACGCACCGATATTTTTATCGTCAAAAAACAATTCGATACGGTCTTTAACCACGCGCCAGTATTGAGGGATATCGGTTTGCTCGAAAGGCGACAATACCGCTGCTTCGGTTGCATCTTCGCTTTGCAGTTTGACTACAAAGCGTCCGCTTTGCGGCGGATTTTGCGATTCATCGTCTGCTAACATAATAAAAAATCCGGCATGTTCGCCGTCTTGAGTGTGGATACTGAAATAATGCATATCGGGAAATCTTCAAAACCGCCGTCATTTTTTCAGACGGCCTAAAATAAAATTCCGTCCATTTTACATCAAATATTAAGTCAAGCAGCCGATTACATTTTTTGTTAGAATACGGCGTTTACTTTGTTAATCTGTTCAGACCGCTACCCACTACGTCCCACAAGGGGTGCAACATAGCCGGAGCAGCAGTAAGGTCCCGACAAAAATGCCGTCTGAAACCTCAAGGAGCATAAAATGACACAAAAATTAATCTTGGTTTTGAACTGCGGCAGCTCTTCCCTCAAAGGTGCCGTATTGGATAACGACAGCGGCGAAGTATTACTGAGCTGCCTGGCAGAAAAACTCAATCTGCCTGATGCCTACATCACCTTCAAATTCAACGGCGAAAAACATAAAGTTGAATTGGCCGCCAAGCCAGACCATACCGGCGCGGTAGAAGCACTGATGGACGAGCTCAAAGCCCACGGCCTCGACACCCGTATCGGTGCGATCGGCCACCGCGTGGTAAGCGGCGGCGAATTGTACAGCGAATCCATTTTGGTTACCGACGAAGTTATCGACGGTATCGAAAAATGTATTCCACTTGCTCCTCTGCACAACCCGGCACACCTTTTGGGCCTGCGCGCTGCACAAACCATTTTCAAAGGCCTGCCGAACGTTGTCGTATTCGACACTGCATTCCATCAAACCATGCCTGAACATGCTTACAAATACGCTGTTCCACATGAATTGTACGAAAAATACGGCTTGCGCCGTTACGGTGCACACGGTACCAGCTACCGCTTCGTTTCTGACGAAACTGCACGCTTCCTCGGCAAAGACAAAAAAGATTTGCGCATGGTTATTGCCCACTTGGGTAACGGCGCATCTATTGCGGCAGTTGCCAACGGCGAATGTAAAGATACCAGCATGGGCCTGACTCCGCTGGAAGGTTTGGTAATGGGTACACGCAGCGGCGATATCGACCCTTCAGTTTTCAGTTTCTTGGCTGAAAACGCCAACATGACCATTTCCCAAATTACCGAAATGCTGAACAAAAAATCCGGCCTGCTCGGTATCTCCGGTTTGTCCAACGACTGCCGTACCATTGAAGAAGAAGCTGCCAAAGGTCATCCGGGCGCCAAACTGGCTCTGGAAATGTTCATCTACCGCTTGGCTAAATACATCGGCAGCATGACAGTAGCGGCAGGCGGTTTGGACGCATTGGTCTTCACCGGCGGTATCGGTGAAAACTCCGACATCATCCGCGAACGCGTATTGGGCTACTTGGGCTTCCTCGGTCTGTACATCGACCAAGAAGCTAACCTGAAAGCCCGCTTCGGTAATGCTGGTGTGATTACCACTGCCGACAGCAAAGCTGTTGCCGTTGTGATTCCTACTAACGAAGAATTGATGATTGCACACGATACAGCCCGTCTGAGCGGCCTGTAATCTCCGTCATTATTGAAAACCTGCCCGCAAGGGTAGGTTTTTTGTTGTGTATAGATGAAAAAAATTTTGAGAATATATTGAAAAAAGCCGGCAAACATTGCGTTTACCGGCTTTTTAATCAGTGTAATATTAAGAACGCTGATAGATAGGTTTAGAACTTATAACTGATGGTAAACAGCAAAGTCCTGCCTCGTGCGTAGTTGTTTAAGACGGAGCGTGTCGTACCGCCATATTTGCCATTGCATAAACCGTTGGCATCGCATTCGACCTCTTCATCATCCCAACCGCCTTTTCTTTCAAATACGCTGAAATAGCGCTGGGTTGCGGCATCGTTTGCGGCATCCAAAGGATCGACATAGCGTTTATTGAACGCATTTTGAATGTCGAAACGAAGGATAAGGTTTTTCTTCGGTTCATAATTGGCATAGAAATCAAAA includes these proteins:
- a CDS encoding TatD family hydrolase, with the translated sequence MHLIDSHCHLNFDGLKDRLPEVFANMEAQSVKQALAISVSKQSFAEVFDIAQAHDHIYCTIGVHPDSQEAEEFTIAEMVEAAKHPKIVGIGETGLDYYWCKGDLSWQHQRFADHIQAANESGLPVIVHTRDAAEDTLRILKECHTNSGVIHCFSEDIAFAKAALDLGLYISFSGIVTFKNAPLIQEAAKYVPADRILVETDAPFLAPVPKRGKQNEPSYVRYTAEFLANLRGESLETLAQNTSDNFYRLFKKVPDGRLNNG
- a CDS encoding PilZ domain-containing protein → MMNKKDIPAKMLALQLKDPNLLYNCYMPFLEHGGLFVPTDDVFSLGEDILLAVEIADYPKRFLPTKVVWINPARTSAHRPKGVGLAFSEHESCQQAKNLIEAELGPRLRSDRTTFTL
- a CDS encoding DNA polymerase III subunit delta', giving the protein MIYPWHETQWQQLAAHWQNRPNAWLFTGKENTGKTEFARFVAQALLCESPKSSHEPCGECASCHLFSQNTHPDFYELTPEMPEGEATGRKLLQIKIDAVRDIVENIYLTAVRGGLRVVLVHPAESMNTQAANGLLKALEEPPQHVVFLLVTHARDKLLPTIKSRCRQMVLPSPTHEQAAAYLRQQGVENAEALLAFHSGAPLFTPTPELDALREELLMLLAAPRLLAILDYAATFDKQKQPLAVFIDWLQKWLMDVGLAQQNMVPLYYPHHAQALLQTASKTDSRKLFALLGRLNALNPYGYHTLSVKMQLEYLLIEYLDFWQNKP
- a CDS encoding MFS transporter, producing the protein MSLKKDNLNFHTTRRFAPLFGTQFLGAFNDNVFKTALFVMISFYGLGKNDFLPSSQMLNLGAMLFILPYFLFSALSGQLSNKFDKAVLARWIKLLEIIIMAVAAYGFYIQSAPLLLICLFCMGTQSTLFGPLKYAILPDYLNDKELIMGNSLIESGTFIAILLGQILGTAVAGVPPYIVGGLVLLVAIGGTMTSLFMPSVPAKMPDTKIEWNIIKGTNSLIREAAADRPVFTSIIGISWFWFVGSVYTTQLPTFTQIHLGGNDNVFNLMLALFSIGIAIGSVLCAKLSHERLILGLVTIGTLGLTVCGLLLVWLTQGQRFTELNGIIWFLSQAKAYPIMLVMSAIGFFGGFFSVPLYTWLQTASSETFRAHAVAANNIINGVFMVSAAILSAVLLMLFDSITLLYLIVAVGNLPLIVYLIKREPKFIGDLTALLKSSK
- the ccoS gene encoding cbb3-type cytochrome oxidase assembly protein CcoS, whose amino-acid sequence is MESMFILVPISIILAFIIGWFFWWSGKNGQFDDLEGPAHRILMDDDSTEKLIEKDEDKESK
- a CDS encoding HLGFF motif protein; the protein is MHYFSIHTQDGEHAGFFIMLADDESQNPPQSGRFVVKLQSEDATEAAVLSPFEQTDIPQYWRVVKDRIELFFDDKNIGALRNEYLTVSGKTFILSDLTGAM
- a CDS encoding acetate kinase — its product is MTQKLILVLNCGSSSLKGAVLDNDSGEVLLSCLAEKLNLPDAYITFKFNGEKHKVELAAKPDHTGAVEALMDELKAHGLDTRIGAIGHRVVSGGELYSESILVTDEVIDGIEKCIPLAPLHNPAHLLGLRAAQTIFKGLPNVVVFDTAFHQTMPEHAYKYAVPHELYEKYGLRRYGAHGTSYRFVSDETARFLGKDKKDLRMVIAHLGNGASIAAVANGECKDTSMGLTPLEGLVMGTRSGDIDPSVFSFLAENANMTISQITEMLNKKSGLLGISGLSNDCRTIEEEAAKGHPGAKLALEMFIYRLAKYIGSMTVAAGGLDALVFTGGIGENSDIIRERVLGYLGFLGLYIDQEANLKARFGNAGVITTADSKAVAVVIPTNEELMIAHDTARLSGL